A genomic window from Bdellovibrio sp. SKB1291214 includes:
- a CDS encoding metalloendopeptidase codes for MDPFEEFEFKPLTDGLGFHKKKAAPAKFETDADSFSASPSPTLLKNQGLELIEENSVDPLRPPLPRKKSGPTTTSQVPSAPGYLTEVGGEASPSSSTAAVDEILKTLQKNRRLEFDEKSKTKITAQVKEEYKNTVFSFSAGLLDGMLVMAASLLCLILLVSIARIDLVANLTQPDENYLVYFATVAIFAGVSFIYLSLNRIFLGATPGEWAFDQRVGTPADLSSGMFYLKVAARSALVIATGFFVFPVLSALMNKDYAGQITGARLLKKA; via the coding sequence ATGGATCCTTTCGAAGAGTTTGAGTTCAAGCCCCTGACGGATGGTCTAGGTTTCCATAAAAAGAAAGCGGCACCCGCTAAATTTGAAACGGATGCTGATTCTTTTTCCGCTTCCCCATCTCCTACTCTTTTGAAAAACCAAGGTTTGGAATTGATCGAGGAAAACTCCGTGGACCCACTTCGTCCACCGCTTCCTCGCAAAAAGTCTGGTCCAACTACAACATCGCAAGTTCCTTCTGCTCCCGGTTACCTGACTGAAGTGGGCGGCGAAGCATCTCCGTCCTCTTCGACAGCTGCGGTGGATGAGATCCTTAAGACTCTTCAAAAAAATCGCCGTTTGGAATTTGATGAAAAGTCAAAAACTAAAATCACAGCGCAAGTTAAAGAAGAATACAAAAACACGGTTTTCAGTTTCTCTGCGGGCCTTTTGGATGGAATGCTTGTTATGGCGGCCAGCCTTCTGTGCCTGATCTTGTTGGTATCTATCGCTAGAATTGATCTTGTGGCAAACTTGACTCAACCGGATGAGAATTACTTGGTGTACTTTGCGACGGTTGCGATCTTTGCAGGTGTTTCATTTATCTATCTATCTTTAAATCGCATCTTTCTGGGTGCAACTCCGGGGGAGTGGGCATTTGATCAACGTGTAGGTACTCCAGCGGACTTGTCTTCTGGGATGTTCTATTTAAAGGTGGCTGCTCGCAGCGCTTTAGTGATCGCTACGGGATTCTTTGTGTTCCCGGTTTTGTCCGCTTTGATGAATAAAGACTACGCCGGTCAAATCACTGGTGCCCGTCTTCTTAAGAAAGCATAG
- a CDS encoding pseudouridine synthase yields MSEDNTSQRVRLNKLIADSGLASRRHADKMIEEGLVTVNGKRVYELGVKVDPQHDKILVDGKVLRKPLSQKLYLIFNKPAGVLTTMDDPEGRPTIAEYLGDVPSRVFPVGRLDWDSEGMILLTNDGDYANKVAHPKEEVTKTYLVKLDGKPEPRHLQKLKDGVSIVGGKVSARHIEKIKKSGDNKSEKYEWYKIVITEGKNRQIRQMFAKIGFDVMRLQRVAIGRLRMGAMKAGELMFINDVAANRVFLADDPEDLKVKKNSYKGRATAMKKTAAEKEKAREKKMSAGKKKYAGGKLIAPKGPKRK; encoded by the coding sequence ATGTCTGAAGATAACACCTCTCAAAGAGTTAGACTTAATAAACTAATTGCCGACAGTGGTTTGGCTTCCCGCCGCCACGCCGACAAAATGATCGAAGAAGGCCTTGTCACGGTTAACGGTAAGCGCGTGTACGAGCTTGGCGTTAAAGTAGACCCTCAGCACGATAAAATCCTGGTTGATGGCAAAGTCCTTCGCAAACCACTTTCTCAAAAACTTTACCTTATCTTCAATAAGCCAGCGGGTGTTTTGACGACGATGGACGATCCAGAAGGTCGTCCAACAATCGCTGAATATCTTGGTGATGTTCCTTCACGCGTCTTCCCGGTGGGCCGTCTGGACTGGGACTCTGAAGGTATGATCCTGTTAACGAACGATGGTGATTACGCCAACAAAGTCGCCCATCCTAAAGAAGAAGTTACAAAAACTTACTTAGTTAAATTGGATGGCAAACCAGAGCCTCGCCACCTTCAAAAATTGAAAGACGGTGTTTCCATCGTCGGTGGTAAAGTATCTGCCCGTCATATCGAAAAAATCAAAAAGTCCGGCGACAACAAATCTGAAAAGTACGAATGGTACAAAATCGTGATCACAGAGGGTAAAAACCGTCAGATCCGTCAGATGTTCGCGAAAATCGGTTTCGACGTTATGAGACTTCAACGTGTAGCTATCGGACGCCTGCGTATGGGTGCGATGAAAGCTGGCGAGTTGATGTTTATCAATGACGTTGCCGCAAATCGAGTCTTCTTAGCCGATGATCCAGAGGATTTAAAAGTTAAAAAGAATTCTTACAAAGGCCGCGCAACAGCAATGAAAAAGACGGCGGCTGAAAAAGAAAAAGCGCGTGAGAAAAAAATGAGCGCCGGCAAAAAGAAATATGCTGGTGGAAAATTGATCGCGCCTAAAGGTCCGAAAAGAAAATAG
- a CDS encoding EamA family transporter, with the protein MKMNPRLRGTIEISIGSVGFGFLGVFGKTAFQSGLSIGEFLTYRFTLAAMLIWIFLLLFRPQWIRLSLKQIVIAALLGVFGYGLFSTLYFVAIDGLSITLAALLLYTYPFWVNVFSHFFTHDKISRNEALCLVAASTGLVLLLWGHIEVRNAWAVLMGLLSGISYAVYVLVSGRVQRNVRPISSSLYVITFGALALALFHHPQFENIPHLTSTQASCIFGIAIISTIIPLTMELAALQKLKSSEVALLMMIEPITAALLGVLVFKESLTWLQIAGALIIAAALVVNTRLRSIESPNE; encoded by the coding sequence ATGAAAATGAACCCACGTTTGCGCGGAACCATCGAGATTTCCATTGGCAGCGTGGGTTTTGGCTTTTTAGGCGTCTTTGGTAAAACAGCCTTCCAGTCCGGCCTTTCAATAGGCGAATTTCTAACTTATCGATTCACTCTTGCAGCAATGCTAATTTGGATCTTCCTGCTGTTGTTTCGCCCCCAATGGATTCGTCTTTCCCTAAAACAAATCGTTATCGCAGCTTTGCTCGGTGTGTTTGGTTACGGTTTATTTTCGACTCTTTATTTCGTGGCAATCGATGGTTTAAGCATCACCTTAGCGGCGTTGTTACTTTATACCTATCCATTTTGGGTGAACGTCTTTTCGCATTTCTTTACTCACGATAAGATCTCTCGCAATGAAGCTTTATGTCTGGTGGCGGCGTCCACAGGATTAGTACTTCTGCTGTGGGGACATATCGAAGTACGAAATGCATGGGCCGTTTTAATGGGCTTGCTCTCCGGTATTAGCTATGCCGTCTATGTTCTGGTTTCTGGCAGAGTTCAACGCAATGTTCGTCCGATTTCCTCCAGCCTCTATGTAATCACCTTCGGTGCCTTGGCGTTGGCATTGTTTCACCACCCTCAGTTTGAAAACATTCCGCATCTAACTTCAACTCAAGCCTCCTGTATTTTTGGGATTGCTATCATCAGCACGATCATCCCGCTAACGATGGAGCTCGCAGCTCTGCAAAAATTAAAAAGTTCTGAGGTTGCATTGCTGATGATGATCGAACCGATCACTGCTGCACTCCTTGGAGTTCTGGTTTTCAAAGAATCACTCACGTGGCTACAAATTGCAGGCGCTCTGATTATAGCTGCAGCTTTGGTTGTAAACACACGATTGCGCTCCATTGAATCACCTAATGAATAA
- a CDS encoding RsmE family RNA methyltransferase — protein MRRYWIDKKDLFGDQVNFTGDVFHHIFDVCRQEEGSKFEVLTEDSKAYFVEVTQVSKKAAVARIIEERDIPQLKTPHVHLVLSVSRFPVMDAVMEKAVEMGVKSIQPFFSEFSFVRSGEKISENKTERWDKIVKSATQQSGRGDLMKVHPVMNFDKLAGIINQNDSSVGLFAYEGPSTLSIKEYVSKAKQSHPAGISNIWIIVGSEGGFSHSEVQKFQDLGLHPVTLGPQVLRVETACMALVSVLKYDFDLMV, from the coding sequence ATGAGACGCTATTGGATCGACAAAAAAGATCTTTTCGGAGATCAGGTTAATTTCACGGGAGATGTATTCCATCACATCTTCGATGTCTGCCGTCAGGAAGAAGGCTCGAAATTCGAAGTCTTGACTGAAGACAGCAAGGCCTACTTTGTCGAAGTCACGCAGGTTTCAAAAAAAGCAGCCGTGGCTCGCATCATCGAAGAGCGTGACATACCACAATTGAAAACTCCCCATGTGCACTTGGTACTTTCTGTTTCACGCTTTCCTGTCATGGATGCGGTTATGGAAAAGGCTGTGGAGATGGGTGTAAAGTCGATCCAACCGTTTTTCTCTGAATTCAGTTTTGTTCGCTCTGGCGAAAAAATTTCTGAAAACAAAACTGAGCGCTGGGATAAAATCGTCAAATCGGCGACTCAACAATCGGGCCGTGGTGACCTGATGAAGGTTCACCCTGTCATGAACTTCGATAAGCTGGCTGGAATCATTAACCAAAATGACTCTTCTGTGGGTCTATTTGCATATGAAGGCCCATCAACGCTTAGCATTAAAGAATACGTCTCCAAAGCCAAGCAATCCCACCCCGCTGGCATTTCCAACATTTGGATTATCGTCGGCAGTGAGGGCGGTTTTTCCCACTCTGAAGTTCAAAAATTCCAGGACCTAGGCCTTCATCCAGTCACCTTGGGACCCCAGGTTTTGCGAGTTGAAACGGCTTGCATGGCCCTGGTATCAGTCCTAAAGTATGACTTTGATCTGATGGTTTAA
- a CDS encoding polysaccharide deacetylase family protein, translated as MNKVKRTFGSAAAILLLASCGNNVGQQIQNTVQINKEASSLAEWDASPSNPENVFRQWRQDNKGQEAVDKLSAQICGKLKTLDGLSLTIFENEIRNETNQPLVMPCKKELLAQLERHYTAERGTLKIKVNALSQAPSGNNFKFPDNVQYRDVSKGYYARAGDVAAKEIVLSFDDGPSPEYTMSVLRSLKEVNAKAHFFQLGKSIMQNSNVTKAVAADGHAVGTHSVTHSCLAATPTCERLMYKTLSFTEAVAEIKGGHQAAFDVLGFVEPFFRFPYGEVDAELRNFLNANSVAEFNWNIDSEDWKAQTNEDLLKNTLNQIDRKGRGILLLHDIHRRTAEILPQLLAELYNRGFSVVLLQPTDANARFNSRLVKKPVP; from the coding sequence ATGAATAAAGTAAAACGTACCTTCGGTTCAGCTGCTGCGATTTTATTATTGGCATCATGTGGAAATAACGTCGGTCAACAGATTCAAAATACAGTTCAAATAAATAAAGAGGCTTCGTCGTTAGCAGAGTGGGATGCCTCGCCCTCGAATCCCGAAAACGTGTTTCGCCAATGGCGCCAGGACAACAAAGGTCAAGAAGCCGTCGATAAGCTTTCAGCGCAAATCTGTGGAAAGCTAAAAACCCTGGACGGATTATCGCTGACGATTTTCGAAAACGAAATTCGCAACGAAACGAATCAGCCTCTTGTCATGCCTTGCAAAAAAGAACTTTTGGCACAGCTTGAAAGGCACTACACGGCAGAGCGTGGAACTTTGAAAATAAAAGTGAATGCATTATCGCAGGCTCCTTCTGGGAATAACTTTAAGTTTCCAGATAATGTGCAGTATCGCGATGTTTCGAAGGGTTATTACGCCAGAGCCGGAGATGTGGCGGCTAAAGAAATCGTCTTAAGTTTCGATGATGGACCAAGCCCTGAATATACCATGTCTGTTCTAAGATCCTTGAAAGAGGTAAATGCGAAGGCTCATTTCTTTCAACTGGGTAAAAGCATCATGCAGAACTCGAACGTCACCAAAGCGGTTGCAGCTGATGGCCACGCTGTGGGAACTCATTCTGTCACTCATTCATGTTTAGCGGCCACGCCTACCTGTGAACGGCTTATGTATAAAACATTGTCCTTTACTGAAGCGGTCGCCGAAATCAAGGGCGGGCACCAGGCGGCCTTTGATGTATTGGGTTTTGTTGAGCCGTTCTTCCGCTTTCCATATGGGGAGGTGGATGCGGAGCTGCGTAACTTCCTAAACGCTAATTCGGTGGCTGAGTTCAACTGGAACATCGATAGCGAGGATTGGAAAGCCCAAACCAACGAAGATCTTTTGAAAAATACTCTAAATCAGATCGACCGAAAGGGCCGTGGGATTTTACTTTTGCACGACATCCACCGCAGAACTGCGGAGATTCTTCCACAACTTTTAGCCGAGCTTTACAACCGTGGCTTTAGCGTAGTACTACTCCAACCTACGGATGCCAACGCCAGATTCAACAGTCGCTTAGTGAAAAAGCCAGTTCCTTAG
- a CDS encoding YkgJ family cysteine cluster protein — translation MKTDKDRPSTWVKYKEGMCNGCHGHCCTMPVEIKLSDLIRLGVTDEDEAASGVKKLSKRLIREKIIVSYRSGTEFFMLSSRPNGDCLYLHPITRLCTVYEKRPDTCREFPKIGPRPGFCPLGPKRS, via the coding sequence ATGAAAACGGATAAAGATCGGCCATCGACGTGGGTGAAATATAAAGAGGGAATGTGCAACGGGTGTCATGGGCACTGTTGCACTATGCCTGTTGAAATCAAATTGTCAGACTTGATCCGTCTTGGGGTGACAGACGAAGACGAAGCTGCCAGCGGAGTAAAAAAACTCTCCAAACGCCTTATCAGAGAAAAAATAATCGTTTCCTACAGAAGTGGCACCGAGTTCTTTATGCTATCCTCACGCCCTAATGGCGACTGCCTGTATTTGCACCCCATCACACGCCTATGTACGGTCTACGAAAAACGCCCCGATACGTGCCGAGAATTCCCCAAAATAGGCCCTCGCCCAGGCTTCTGCCCGTTAGGCCCTAAGCGGAGCTGA
- a CDS encoding 50S ribosomal protein L11 methyltransferase — translation MSENKYFRVRLSQVPADLEDVITTHSFSCGASGVTEALVFTQPDLTYDPTLVNVATHDLDVFFPTNPDADFFKGLTEYNALIRWQIFEEENKDWLEEWKKGFVPFRLIGDFWVVPSWLTPPPECKHAIYIDPGMAFGTGTHATTQMMAFFINKLAEKHKANLADWALLDVGTGTAILAMLAQMSGMGLVAGIEIDPEARRVARDNVKLNNLTQIDIPETQLDEIRGPYDVVVANIIDGVLINIKKDLLRVLKPGGHILLTGILEERDNHFFEKFFEGTNLEVVRRLEKDEWVGYWAKSTENA, via the coding sequence ATGAGTGAAAATAAATATTTCCGTGTTCGCCTAAGCCAAGTTCCTGCAGATCTTGAAGATGTCATCACTACTCACAGCTTCAGTTGTGGCGCCTCTGGCGTGACTGAAGCTTTGGTATTTACACAACCCGATCTTACTTACGATCCAACGCTAGTTAACGTAGCAACTCACGACTTGGACGTATTCTTCCCAACAAATCCTGATGCCGACTTTTTCAAAGGTTTAACAGAGTACAACGCTTTGATCAGATGGCAAATCTTCGAAGAAGAAAACAAAGACTGGCTTGAAGAATGGAAAAAAGGATTCGTTCCTTTCCGTTTGATCGGCGATTTCTGGGTTGTACCATCTTGGTTGACCCCGCCACCTGAATGCAAACATGCGATTTATATCGATCCTGGGATGGCATTCGGTACAGGAACTCATGCGACAACTCAGATGATGGCTTTTTTCATCAATAAGCTCGCTGAAAAACATAAAGCAAATTTGGCTGACTGGGCGTTGCTTGATGTTGGCACTGGAACTGCAATTCTTGCGATGCTAGCACAAATGAGCGGCATGGGCTTGGTAGCAGGTATCGAAATCGATCCTGAAGCTCGTCGTGTTGCTCGCGATAACGTGAAATTGAACAACCTTACTCAGATCGACATTCCCGAAACTCAACTTGATGAAATCCGCGGGCCTTACGACGTTGTGGTTGCCAACATCATCGACGGCGTTTTGATTAATATCAAAAAAGATCTTTTGCGCGTCTTGAAACCAGGTGGTCACATATTGCTGACTGGGATACTGGAAGAGCGTGACAACCACTTCTTTGAAAAATTCTTTGAAGGAACAAACCTTGAAGTTGTTCGTCGCCTTGAAAAAGACGAATGGGTTGGATACTGGGCTAAATCTACAGAAAACGCGTAA
- the rfaE2 gene encoding D-glycero-beta-D-manno-heptose 1-phosphate adenylyltransferase, translated as MGQVRKFDDIAEALAPLRSEGKKIVFTNGCFDLLHVGHVRYLQEARSLGDVLVVGVNSDASVKRLKGPTRPVQVENDRAEILAALGCVDFSVIFTEDTPENLIKKVKPDILVKGGDWKIEQIVGGTFVTSYGGQVMSLQFIDGKSTTKLIEKAQQN; from the coding sequence ATGGGCCAAGTTCGTAAGTTTGATGATATCGCTGAAGCCTTGGCTCCGCTTCGTTCCGAAGGCAAAAAAATCGTTTTCACAAATGGTTGTTTCGATCTTCTGCACGTAGGACACGTTCGTTACTTGCAAGAAGCCCGCTCCTTGGGTGACGTCCTGGTTGTGGGAGTAAACTCTGATGCCAGCGTGAAGCGCCTCAAAGGTCCAACTCGTCCTGTTCAAGTTGAAAACGATCGCGCGGAAATCTTGGCAGCTTTAGGTTGTGTGGATTTCTCTGTGATCTTTACTGAAGACACTCCAGAAAATCTGATCAAAAAAGTTAAACCCGACATCTTAGTCAAAGGTGGCGATTGGAAAATCGAGCAAATCGTCGGTGGAACGTTCGTAACGAGCTATGGTGGTCAGGTGATGTCCTTGCAATTCATCGATGGCAAATCCACGACAAAGCTGATTGAAAAAGCTCAACAGAACTAG
- a CDS encoding Calx-beta domain-containing protein codes for MFRTFVFTLILGTFALTGCGQLDARILGTRLSDLPSIAAYPKVVSVDADVTNASGVGAFALPRFTTAQVVPISVHFSGAVDVTGTPTIELETGTVKRKANYVSGSGTSTLVFEYAVVAGDSTSTLDYTSVTALDLNGGTITPSNGATGTLDEVANLTRLPTPGATNSLASTTPILVRTIPEVKEFKTPDTDVYLDGTGLEVVVKYDQPITVTGTPSITVRVGSNNRVANYIAQVSPSELLFRYEIIIGDDDTNGIELPTSITMTGATILNPANEVAVTTLPVKDTTGVLTYTSALTAEFLSSSEMVSESAGDIYIPVQLSAPAPIPFKVSVQTSGEAGDTDFTLMTPEVQFAIGEQSKTIHVKILNDSVAEAEKRIRLVLTKNSLGSGGVRSFHEIHINDDDGAVVPKVVDFQAGDGVWCALFENKELKCWGANDRGQLGDGTSVNTTLPPTTPTLSNVENFSLGGGFAVCAVNTSKELWCWGYDNDGFINGSAGAYIRTPKKVVSSGAAKVKMTATAIYMLNDLNELYAWGRDYSGSFGTGTTSVTLAYASRVKIATDISNFWLRNRGSVVICATKINKDFYCWGQLNAIGKPMGNVTQQLTFPASPVETNVINASATYFSGRICVQKNNAGTIETHCWGDNYYRQLDPANSSTLLTVPTLISTDYKDIAVYDDYTCGLKSADKSVWCWGNKTSLPATEGTGAGPGIAMFIPSGAAKLLPMDYTSKSACVLMESGSVECWGIAMEAEAQMTPLFVQDGVSQVALAPNSLDQHACLVTKAGATQCWGRNVVGQIGDRTNIARVVPTEALSRNQAVVATARNTTCSLSTYGEVRCWGTNIMSGIGLGASATWNTPKVLFAKDVIKISLDEDNGCVVKADGSLWCWGLNTYKQVNPSGNVTSTPVQVKANGVRDVVTQAGSTCFITTSDELFCWGRNTMGALGLGDTTNRTTIPTTPILTNIASVAIGQDGGTASRVCAINKDKEMFCWGNTASNMGTSSTSPPSSPTMTEIEKVSIGNVHMCVIQGAAKQLFCWGANVNGRLGDGTTTQRDFSSMISPIASGVQDVSAGALNTCAIANEKLYCWGNRTDRMLGVANSITLPRSIFGLTN; via the coding sequence GTGTTTAGAACGTTTGTGTTCACTCTAATATTAGGTACCTTTGCGCTCACCGGTTGCGGTCAGCTGGATGCCCGTATTTTAGGCACACGTTTGTCAGACCTACCTTCCATCGCAGCTTATCCAAAAGTCGTATCGGTCGATGCTGATGTCACGAATGCTTCGGGCGTCGGCGCATTTGCTCTTCCACGTTTTACGACGGCCCAAGTGGTTCCCATATCTGTGCATTTTTCAGGAGCTGTCGATGTCACCGGCACTCCGACAATTGAACTGGAAACCGGCACCGTAAAACGCAAAGCCAATTACGTTTCGGGTTCGGGCACAAGTACCTTGGTTTTTGAATACGCGGTGGTTGCGGGGGATTCAACATCAACGCTTGATTATACCAGTGTGACTGCTTTGGATCTTAACGGCGGTACGATCACTCCAAGTAATGGTGCGACTGGAACCTTGGATGAAGTCGCAAACTTAACGAGATTGCCAACTCCGGGGGCTACGAATTCTCTGGCGTCGACAACTCCAATATTGGTGCGCACGATTCCTGAAGTGAAAGAATTCAAAACCCCGGATACTGATGTTTATTTGGATGGTACCGGACTTGAGGTTGTTGTTAAGTACGATCAACCGATAACTGTAACCGGAACTCCGTCTATCACAGTGCGGGTGGGATCTAACAACCGGGTCGCGAATTACATCGCACAGGTCTCTCCCTCAGAGTTGTTGTTTCGGTACGAAATTATTATTGGTGACGATGATACGAACGGAATCGAATTGCCCACATCGATTACAATGACAGGTGCGACGATTCTAAATCCAGCTAATGAAGTGGCCGTAACCACTTTACCAGTCAAAGATACGACGGGTGTACTGACATATACATCAGCATTGACGGCAGAGTTTTTAAGCAGCTCCGAAATGGTCAGCGAATCTGCAGGGGATATCTACATTCCTGTTCAATTAAGTGCACCGGCACCAATTCCGTTTAAGGTTTCCGTTCAGACTTCGGGAGAAGCTGGAGATACGGATTTCACATTGATGACACCTGAGGTTCAGTTCGCCATCGGAGAACAATCCAAAACCATTCATGTGAAAATTTTGAATGATTCGGTGGCAGAGGCGGAAAAGCGTATTCGCTTGGTTCTGACGAAAAACTCACTGGGATCAGGCGGTGTACGATCGTTCCATGAGATCCATATTAACGACGACGATGGGGCTGTCGTCCCAAAAGTGGTGGACTTCCAGGCAGGCGACGGGGTTTGGTGTGCCTTGTTCGAAAATAAAGAATTGAAATGTTGGGGAGCCAACGATCGTGGTCAGTTAGGCGATGGCACTAGCGTGAACACGACTTTGCCTCCCACAACGCCCACGCTATCAAATGTAGAAAACTTTAGTCTGGGCGGTGGTTTCGCAGTCTGTGCCGTCAATACCTCAAAAGAATTGTGGTGTTGGGGGTACGATAACGATGGTTTCATCAATGGTTCGGCAGGCGCATACATCCGCACACCTAAAAAAGTTGTCAGCTCCGGCGCTGCAAAAGTTAAAATGACGGCGACAGCGATATACATGCTGAATGACTTAAATGAACTCTACGCCTGGGGACGGGATTATTCTGGCTCTTTCGGAACAGGAACGACGAGTGTCACATTGGCCTACGCATCTCGCGTGAAAATTGCGACAGATATCTCCAACTTCTGGCTTAGAAATCGTGGCAGTGTCGTGATTTGCGCAACGAAGATCAACAAGGATTTTTATTGTTGGGGACAATTAAATGCAATTGGCAAACCCATGGGTAACGTTACTCAACAACTCACATTCCCGGCTTCTCCCGTTGAAACCAATGTTATCAATGCATCAGCTACTTATTTCAGTGGTCGCATCTGTGTGCAAAAAAATAATGCCGGTACGATTGAAACACATTGTTGGGGTGACAACTATTATCGCCAGTTGGACCCCGCGAATAGCTCAACTCTGCTAACGGTTCCTACCCTGATTTCAACCGATTATAAGGACATTGCGGTTTACGATGATTATACCTGTGGTCTGAAAAGCGCTGACAAGAGTGTATGGTGTTGGGGTAACAAAACAAGTTTGCCTGCGACCGAAGGCACGGGGGCTGGGCCGGGGATAGCTATGTTTATTCCAAGTGGTGCGGCGAAGTTGTTGCCAATGGATTACACCTCTAAATCCGCTTGCGTCCTTATGGAATCGGGTTCCGTTGAGTGCTGGGGCATTGCTATGGAAGCAGAGGCGCAAATGACTCCTCTGTTCGTGCAAGATGGTGTTTCTCAGGTAGCGTTAGCTCCTAATAGCTTAGATCAACATGCATGTTTAGTCACCAAAGCCGGCGCAACACAATGTTGGGGCAGAAACGTTGTCGGTCAGATCGGGGATCGCACCAACATCGCCCGCGTGGTGCCGACTGAAGCTCTTTCAAGAAACCAGGCCGTCGTGGCGACAGCAAGAAACACAACTTGTTCATTATCTACTTATGGAGAGGTTCGTTGTTGGGGAACCAATATCATGTCTGGAATCGGATTAGGAGCATCGGCGACTTGGAATACTCCCAAGGTGCTGTTTGCAAAGGATGTAATTAAAATCAGCCTTGATGAAGACAACGGCTGTGTAGTTAAAGCTGACGGTTCGTTATGGTGTTGGGGGCTGAATACTTATAAGCAGGTTAATCCAAGTGGCAACGTCACGTCGACACCGGTTCAGGTTAAAGCGAACGGAGTACGCGATGTCGTCACTCAAGCCGGCAGCACATGTTTTATTACTACAAGCGATGAACTTTTCTGTTGGGGTCGAAACACAATGGGAGCATTAGGCCTGGGGGATACAACGAATCGTACGACCATTCCCACGACCCCGATATTGACGAATATCGCTTCAGTTGCCATTGGCCAAGATGGTGGAACCGCTTCGCGAGTGTGCGCAATCAACAAAGATAAAGAAATGTTTTGTTGGGGAAATACGGCAAGTAATATGGGAACTTCAAGCACAAGTCCTCCAAGCTCTCCAACAATGACGGAGATAGAGAAAGTCAGCATTGGCAATGTACATATGTGCGTAATTCAAGGAGCGGCTAAGCAACTTTTCTGTTGGGGAGCTAACGTGAATGGTCGCCTGGGCGACGGCACGACCACGCAGCGCGATTTCAGCTCTATGATCAGTCCTATTGCTTCAGGTGTTCAGGATGTTTCAGCTGGGGCATTGAATACGTGTGCGATTGCAAACGAAAAACTTTATTGTTGGGGAAATCGCACGGATCGAATGTTAGGTGTCGCGAACTCGATCACTTTACCAAGATCGATATTTGGATTAACAAACTAG